The Streptosporangiales bacterium region GCGGCGGCCCAGGTGTTGCAGGTGTCCGGGGCGCGGTGGTCCCAGCCGTACCGGATCAGCCAGCGGTGGTTGCTCGCGAAGTTGCCGTGCACGCGAAGCGACGGGTCGTCGCCGGCGCCGTCGAGCGCGTCGTCACCGGTGCGGTCGGCGGTCTCCGCCATGGCCGCCCGCTCGATACGCATCGTACGGGCGTTCGAGCCGGTGAAGACGCCGGCGAAGCACTGCGCCTGCAGCTCCAGCCGCCGGGTGAGCCGGGTGTAGCCGTCCACATTGCGCGGGTAGACCTTGTTGTACCGGGTGTAGTACGCACCGGTGATGCCGGTCATCTGCTGGATGTGGTGAGCGTACTCGTGCGCGGAGGTCGAGATGAGGTACTCCCGGTCCTTCGGCAGCACGGCGCGCTTCGCGCTGGGCAGCGAGTAGTACACGGTGCGGTTCGTGGGGCAGTAGAACGCAACCGGTACGTAGCCCTCGACGCTGCTGCGGCACGGCGACGTGGGTTCCGCCGTGTGCGAGATCACCAGGTCCGGTGGGGTGTGGGTGATGCCGCGCTTGCGTAGCTGCGCCTGCCACGCGCGGTTCAGGCAGGTGGTGGACTCCCGGACGAACTTCTCGTACGGCTCGGGCGCCGCCGACCGCAGGTCCGCCCGGCACTCGACACTGGCCATCCGCCCGGTCCGGTAGACCGGGTTGCGGGCGGGGTCGCCGTGCCGCTCGGGCTCCTGGCGCTCGGCCCGGGACGACGTGGACTGTGGGCGTCCAGGATCCGTAGGCTCTGCCGTGCTGTCGTGCTTGCCGACCACCGCGCCCAGTGCGGCAGCGGCGACCACGAGCAGCAGGAAGGCGCCGCTGCCGCCGAGCAGCAGGGCGGCGGCAGCGGGCGGCCGGTGCCTCGCAGAGCGCTGCGGAACCGGGCGGGCGAGCTGGGTCGGCCGCCCCTCGGCATGCCGGTCGTCCAGTGTGCCGCTCGTTGCGACGGCAGCGTGCGCCTCGCCGCGGTCCGGTGCCACCGGAGGCGGCAGCGGTGCGTTGGGTGCGGGCAGCCGCGACGTCCGGCGAGCGGACAGCGACGTCGTCTCGTCGTGCTGCCCGTCGTCCGATGTCGGTGGCTGCCCGGCGCCAGTCGTCACGCCACCCGCGATCCCGGTGCCGTCCAGGTGTTGCAGCTGCCCGCGTTCGACGTGTCGAAGCCGCGTTTGTACCAGTGCCCGTTGTTGCGGTAGTTGCCGTGCGTGCGGTGGGCCGTGGTCGGCTTGCCGCCGTCCAGGTGGTTGTCGCCCACCCGGTCCTCCGCGTACCTGATGTTCGAGCTCTCGCCCATCGTGCGGTAGTTCTTGCCGACGAACAGCCCGGCCAGGCACTGTGCCTGCAGCTCGTTGCGACGGGTCATCCTGGAGCGCTTCGCGACGTTCGAGTAGTTCCGCTGGTAGCGCTCGTTGAACTCCTCGTTGATCCCGGCGAGCGCCTGGACGTGGTGCCCGTACTCGTGGGCGACCGTCGCGAACATGTGCTCCCTGGTCTGGGAGCGTGCCTGGTTCACCGAGTAGTAGATCGTCTCGTTCACCGAGCAGTAGAACGCCGCGGGCACGTAGCCTGTGTCGCCGCTGCTGCACGGCGAGTTCGAGGAGCCGTTGGACACCACGATGTCCGGCGACCGGTGCGTCATACCCTCCCTGGCGAACTGCGCCTTCCACATCTTGTTCAGGCACGGGTTGGCCTTGCGGGCGAAGCGGCCGATCGCGCCGGTCGACGGGAGCCTGGCGCGGCAGCCGACGTTCTTCGCCTTGCCGGTGTCGTAGATCTTGTTCTTCTCCGGCGAGCCGTAGCCGTCCTCGCTCTCCGACGGCGAGCTGAGCGAGCTCGAGCTGCTCGACGACGAGCTGGACGAGAGCGTCGGCGATCCGATGGCCGACGACGACGCCGAGTACGACGACGCCGAGTACGACGAGTAGGAGCTGCTGGGGTAGCCCGTCGGCTCGTCATCGTCGTCGGCCGTGGCGGCGATCAGGATGACGACGATGAACAGCAGCACGACCACGCCGCCGCCACCGAGCAGGATCGGCACCAGCGGTGACGACTTCTTCCGCGGCGGCGGGCCGACCGGTCCGCCGAAGCCAGGACCGCCCGGTGGCGGGCCCATCGGCCCACCCGGGCCGAAGCCGCCCGGGGGTGGTGGTCCGCTCGGGGGCGGCGGTCCGCCCGGACCGCCTGGTGGACGTCCGCCCGGTGGCGGTCCGCCGGGAGGGCCTGGTGGACGTCCGCCGGGACCACCCGGTGGGGGCGGCCCGCCGCGGCCGCCAGGCGGTCCCATCGGCCCGCCCGGTGGCGGGCCGGGTGGGCGCCCCGGCGGCGGTGCGGGTGGCCGTCCAGGCGGTGGTCCTGGCGGCATCGCGCGGGGGCCGCCTGGCGGCCGTCCGGTGGCTGGTGGTGGTCCTGGTGGTCGGCCGGTGGACGGTGGGGCTGGCACGGGTGGTCGACCTGGCACCGGCGGCCGTCCGCCCGGTGGTGGTGGGGGACCACCACGACCTGGCCCGCCCGGGCCCCATCCGCTCCCGCTCATCCGCGCATCCTTTCCTTCCAGGCAGGCGAACGCTATCGTCCGTGCGCCGACTCGGGCCACCTGGCGCACACGCAGAGCATTTCTACCTCAGGCCACCCGCGGCCCAAGCGCTGTCCAGGCGTTGCAGTTGCCACCGTCGAGATGGTCGTCGCCTACTCGGTCCTCCGCGCACCCGATGCTAGAGCCTTCGCCCATCGTGCGGTGGTCGTTGCCGATGAACATCCCGGACATGCACTGCGCCGGCAGCTCCTGCCGTGCCGAGCGGGTAGTAGATGGTCTCGCTGCACTATTGAACGTTGCCGCAATTCTCGGTGTACGGCATGTTCGGCTCGCGCCGATCCGGCGGCGGTTGTGCGACCACACGTAGTGGGCCGGAGCGGGAGCGTAGTAGATTCGCCCGGCGGCGTGGGTGTGCAGGATCACGTCCCGGTCGACCGACGGGACCTGCGCTGGGAATTGACCTGCGGGACCGCTACGCTGCCTGCCGTGTTTGGGGATGTGATGAGAACCGGTTCTGTCCTGCCTCACCACCGCACCATCTTCCGCAGCCGTCGCGGCCGCGCGATCGGTGCTGCGCTGGGTGCCGGGGTGATCGCGGCGCTGACGGTGCTGCCCGCAGCTGACGCGTCCGCCGCGTCCGCGCACGTGCAGCGTCAGAACATCGACATGGTCGTCGCGAAGGACGGCACGACGAAGGTGACCGAGCGGGTCACCTACGACTACGCGTCGGGCAACGCCGGGTTCACCCGGAGCTTCGTCACGCGGACGCGGTACAGCGACACCGAGGACCGCGTCATCAAGCTGAGCGACATCGAGGTGACCTCGGACGGCGCCGACGTGCCGACGAGGATCAACCACGAGGACGGCACGACGACCGTGGACGTCGACCCCGGCAAGGAGCTGCAGGGGCGCAAGAAGTACGAGATGACCTACACGGTGGACGGCATGATGGTGCCGTCCACGGGTGGCGTGACGCTGAGCTGGACACCGGTCAGCGGCTGGACGGTGCCCGCGAGGAAGGTCAACATCAACGTGATCGGCCCGCAGCAGCCGACGCACGTGTCGTGTACCGCGGGAGCCCCTGGCGCGTCCGTGCCGTGCACGCTGTCGCAGGCCGGCGGCGAGGGCGTGGCGGGGAGCAAGTTCCTGCAGAACGACCTGCCGGCGCGCGGCGTCTTCGACATCACCGTGGGGATGCCGCAGGACGCCGTGGACGCCGAGCCGATCCTGGAGAAGCGGCACACGCTCGTCACCGCGTTCTCCGTGACACCGTTCACCGTGGCAGCGCTCGTCGCGGTGCTGGTGCTTGGTCTCATCGGGCTCTGGCTGCTGTGGCGGATACGGGGCCGCGACGCGCGGTCGGTGGCCGCGGGCAGCAACACCGGCGGCCGGCGGCCGTTCCACGAGGAGGACGGCACCATCGTGTTCAGCCCGCCCGGCGGTCTTCGCCCGGGGCAGGTCGGCACCCTGGTCGACGAGCAGGCCGACGTGGTCGACATCGTGGCGACCATCCTCGACTTGGCGGTGCGCAACTACATCTTCATCGAGGAGCTCGGCGGCGCCCGGCCGGACTGGCGGCTGTACAAGCGCAACGAGCCGGGCGACGAGCTGCTGCCGTACGAGCGTGCGGTGTTCGACGAGCTGTTCGAGCACGGCGACGACGTGCTGGTCTCCGACCTGCGTTCGGTGCTCGCCAGCGACATGCCGCGGCTGCGTCAGCTGATGTACCACGACGTCGTCACGCAGGGCTGGTTCGCGTCCCGCCCGGACCAGGTGCGCTCCCGCTGGCTGTGGGGCGGTGTCGCCCTGGCGATCGCCGGTGTGGCGATCACGGTGCTGCTGGCGCTGTTCACCTTCGACGCGCTCGTTGGGCTGGCGGTCGTGATCCTCGGTATCGGGGTCGCGGTGGCGGCCGAGTACATGCCGTCGAGGACGTCGCGCGGCAGCGAGGTGCTCGGCCAGATCAACGGGTTGCGGCAGTACCTGCAAGGCGCCGACCCGGCGGACATCCCGGCCGCCGAGCAGGAGACGCTGTGCGCGCGGCTGGTGCCGTACGCGGCGCTCTTCGGCGCCGAGGACCGGTGGGCGCACGCGCTGTCGGAGTCCGAGGACGTCGGCGACGAGGGCTTCACCTGGTACGGCGGGCCCGAGGGGTGGAGCAGGGAGCACCTCGACGACTCCGTCGCCAACTTCCTGGTGGACGTGACCGGCGCGGTCTCCACGTCGCGGCCGTTGCGGGGAGTAGCTGGCTAGTCCGCGGCGGTGATTACGGGCGCCGCCGAGGGGTAGGTGGCGCTCAGACGTAACGGCTGGTGATCGCGTTACCGCGGCAGCGGGCGCACGGCCGTGCGTTGATAGTGTCCTGGCCGGGAGTACAGGTAAGCGCGATCCCGGTGATCGTCGAGCTAAGAGGAGCCGTTTCTGTGACCGTTCGCGTGGGCATCAACGGATTCGGAAGGATCGGCCGGAACTTCTTCCGCGCCGTACTCGCGGGGAGCTCCGATGTCGAGGTCGTCGCGTTCAACGACCCGATCGGCGACGTGGCGTCGTTCGCGCACCTGCTGAAGTACGACTCGGTGCTCGGCCGGCTGTCCGCGGACGTGGCCGTGGCCGACGGCGGGATCACCGTCGGGGGCCGCAAGGTCACCGCGTACGCCGAGCGCGACCCGGGCGCGATCAAGTGGGGTGACGCGGGCGTGGACGTGGTGGTGGAGTCCACCGGCGTCTTCACCGACGCGGAGAAGGCCCGCAAGCACCTCGACGGCGGCGCCTCGAAGGTGGTCATCTCGGCGCCCGCCACGAACGAGGACCTCACCATCGTGATGGGCGTCAACGACCAGTCGTACGACCCGGCGACGCACACGGTGGTGTCGAACGCGTCCTGCACCACGAACTGCCTGGCGCCGATGGCCAAGGTGCTCAACGACGAGTTCGGCATCGAGCGCGGCCTGATGACGACCGTGCACGCGTACACCGCGGACCAGAACCTGCAGGACGGCCCGCACAAGGACATGCGCCGCGCGCGGGCGGCCGCGGTCAACGTGGTGCCGACCTCCACCGGCGCGGCGAAGGCGATCGGGCTGGTGCTGCCGGAGCTGAAGGGCAAGCTGGACGGCTACGCGCTGCGCGTGCCGGTGCCGACCGGCTCGGCGACCGACCTCACCGTCACCCTCGGCAGGGAGACCACCGTGGACGAGGTTAACGCCGTCGTCCGTGCGGCGGCGGAGGGGCCGTTGGCCGGCGTCCTGACGTACACCGAGGAGCCGATCGTCTCCGCCGACATCGTGACCGACCCGGCCTCGTGCATCTTCGACGCCGGGCTCACCAAGGTGATCGGTGACCAGGTGAAGGTCGTCGGCTGGTACGACAACGAGTGGGGCTACTCCAACCGGCTGATCGACGTCGTCAAGCTCGTCGGCGCCTGAGCGGCCGGGACTGCTGCCGATGAGGACGATCGACGATCTCGACGTCGCAGGGAAGCGGGTACTGGTCAGGTCCGACCTGAACGTCCCGCTCGACGGCGACCGCATCACCGACGACGGCCGGGTGCGGGCGAGCGTGCCGACGATCGAGCGGCTGGTCGCGCGGGGAGCGCGGGTGGTGGTCTGCGCGCACCTCGGCCGGCCGAAGGGCGAGGTGCGCCCGGAGTTCTCGCTGCGCCCGGTGGCGAGCCGGCTCGGCGAGCTGCTCGGCACCGACGTCGCGTTCGCCGGTGACGTGGTGGGTGACGGTGCGCAGCAGGCGGTGACCGGGCTGGCCGATGGCCAGGTGGCGCTGCTGGAGAACCTGCGCTTCGAGGCCGCAGAGACGAGCAAGGATGACGCCGAGCGGGCCGCGTTCGCGGCGAAGCTGGCTGCGCTCGCCGACTGCTACGTCGGGGACGGGTTCGGTGCCGTACACCGCAAGCACGCGAGCGTGTACGACGTGCCTGGGCTGCTGCCGCACGCGGCCGGTGGGCTCGTGAAGGACGAGGTCGAGGTGCTGCAGCGGCTCACCGGCGACCCGCAGCGGCCGTACGCCGTGGTGCTCGGTGGCGCGAAGGTGTCCGACAAGCTCGGCGTCATCGCCGGGGTGCTCGAGGTCGCGGACCGGCTGATCATCGGCGGCGGGATGGCGTACACCTTCCTCAAGGCCCAGGGCCACGAGGTCGGCAAGAGCCTGCTGGAGAGCGATCAGGTGGACGCCGTGCGCGGGCACCTGGACACCGCGCAGGCCAAGGGCGTCGAGGTCGTGCTGCCGGTGGACGTGGTCGCGGTCGAGGAGCTGCGTGCCGGCGCCCCGTCGCAGGTGGTGCCGGCCGACGGCATCCCCGCCGACCGGGAGGGCGTGGACATCGGGCCCGACTCGGGCAAGGTCTTCGCCGACAAGCTGCGGGACGCGAGCACGGTGTTCTGGAACGGCCCGATGGGCGTGTTCGAGATCGACGCGTTCAGTCTCGGTACGAAGGCCGTGGCGCAGGCGCTGACCGAGGTGGACGGGCTGACGGTGGTCGGCGGCGGCGACTCCGCCGCGGCCGTGCGGAAGCTCGGGTTCGCCGACGACCAGTTCGGGCACATCTCCACCGGTGGCGGTGCGAGCCTGGAGTACCTGGAGGGCAAGACCCTGCCGGGTCTCGCCGTACTGGAGGATTGATGGCGAAGACTGGCCGCAAGCCGCTGATGGCCGGCAACTGGAAGATGAACCTCAACCACTTCGAGGCCATCGCGCACGTCCAGAAGCTGGCCTGGTCGCTGGACGAGAAGCACTACGACGCGGTGGAGATCGTGGTGCTGCCGCCGTTCACCGACCTGCGCAGCGTGCAGACCCTCGTGATGGGCGACAAGCTGCTGCTCGAGTACGGGGCGCAGGACCTCTCCGTGCACGACAGCGGTGCGTACACCGGCGAGGTGTCCGGCGCGATGCTGGCGAAGCTTGGGTGCCAGTACGTGGTCGTCGGCCACTCCGAGCGGCGCGAGCAGCACGGCGAGGACGACCAGCTGGTCAACGCCAAGGTGAAGGCCGCGCTGAAGCACGAGCTGACGCCGATCGTGTGCGTCGGGGAGAAGCTCGACGTGCGGGAGGCCGGCGAGGCCGAGCCGTTCACCCTCGCGCAGGTCGACGGCGCGCTCGCCGGCATCGCCGCCGCGGCGGCGAAGAGCGTGGTGATCGCGTACGAGCCGGTGTGGGCGATCGGCACTGGGAAGGCCTGCTCGCCGGATGACGCGCAGGACATCTGCGCGGCGATCCGCAGCCGGCTCGCGGAGCTCTACTCCGGCGACGTCGCCGACCAGGTGCGGATCCTGTACGGCGGTTCGGTGAAGCTCGACAACATCAAGGCCATCATGGGCAAGGCGGACATCGACGGTGGCCTGGTCGGGGGCGCGAGCCTCGACCCGGAGACCTTCGCCAGGCTCGCCCGTTACCCGGAGATCCCGGTATAGCCCGTTATCGCCCGGCATGCCGGGGGGAGAGGTGTGGCGACCGGATTCGTGCTCGGCCCGGGCGATCACGTACCCTGGGATGCGCCCCAGCTCAGACCGCACAGCAACGTCTGCCGAACGGAGAGAGTCCAGCGATGGACGTCGATTGGCTGAAACTGCCGCTCCAGATCATCGTGATCGTGGCCAGCTCGCTGATGATCTTGCTTGTGCTGCTGCACAAGGGCAAGGGCGGCGGCCTGTCCGACATGTTCGGCGGCGGGTTCATCTCCGCGGCGAGCAGCTCGACGGTCATGGAGAAGAACCTGAACCGGTTCACGATCGGCGTGGGCGTGGTCTGGTTCCTCAGCTTGATCGCGCTCGCGGTCATCTTCAAGGTCTGACGAGGGGGAGACGCGTCGCCGGGCGGCGCCGGGTGGAAGAGGACCGGTGAAGATTTGTGGGGCGCAACGCCCTCGCCGATGCGCCGACGGGGTTATTCTCTGTTCTGCTCTACTCGAGAGTGCGTATGACGCACCGCGTACGTGAAGGGTGAAGTCCGTGCCAGGTGGTAACGCGATCCGTGGCAGCCGTATCGGTGCCGGCCCCATGGGCGAGGCCGAGCGCGGCGATGAGGCGCCACGCATTCGAGTGTCCTACTGGTGTGCCAACGGGCACGAGAGCATGCCGTCGTTCGCCAGCGACGTGGAGCTCCCCGAGACGTGGGACTGTGTCAGGTGCGGGTTCCCCGCCGGCACCGACAAGGAGAACCCGCCGTCACCGATGCGCACTGAGCCGTACAAGACGCACCTGGCGTACGTGAAGGAGCGTCGCAGCCCCGAGGACGCCAAGGCCATCCTGCAGGAGGCCGTCGACAAGCTTCGTGCAAGCGGTGTGCGGTTCTAGCCAATGTGACCCAGCATGAGCGACCCGGCGTTGGCGAGCGGCGAAGGGCAGCCGGCACAGCCGACCCTGGTCTCCGGTGACGTCACGCTGCGGCCGTGGCGGCTCGGTGACGAGTCGACCATCCTGCCGCTGTACGACACGGAGATGGCCCGCTGGTTCGGGATCAGCAAGGGTGCGCCGGTGCTGTCGCGGATGCAGGAGGCGATCAGGCGCTGGCACCAGGGCTACATCGACTCCAGGAGCATCGTCAGCTTCCTCGTCGTCCGTACGGCCGACCCGGTGCCGGTCGGCACCTGCCAGGTGCACGACGACGGTGACGGCGTGGGCGTGGTCTCGTGGACGGCCTACGGCCCGTACCGCCGCACCGGGTACGCCACCACCGCGGTCATGACGCTGTGCAAGTACGCGTTCGAGGACCTCGGCTTCGTCCGCCTGGAGGCGTACGTGTCCCCGGCGAACAAGGCGTCGCTCGCGGTGGCGGGCAAGTGCGGCTTCACCAGGGAGGGCCTGCTGCGCCAGAAGCGCTCCGGCGACGAGGGCCGCCGCGACCTGGTCCTCTTCGCCCGCCTGGTGACCGACCCGGTGCCCCTGCTGCGCCTCCCACGCCGCCGCAAGCGCCGCTGACCCCTACCGCGGTCAGCGGAGCTTGGCCGCCGCTGTCTGGTCGAGCAGGAACCGCGTCGCCGCCGTGCCGTGGGCGCCGGCGGCGGGGACCTGGTGCGGGTCTGCGCCGGCGAGCGCCTGCTGCACTGCGTCCGCCTTCTCCGCGCCGGCGGCGAGGATCCACACCTCCGCCGCGGTGGCGATGGTCGGGAACGTCAGCGAGATCCTGGTCGGCGGCGGCTTCGGCGCGTCGTGCACGGCCACGGCCGGGCGCCGCTGCTCGTCGAGGGCCGGCTGCCCGGGGAACAGCGACGCCACGTGGGCGTCCGGGCCGATCCCCAGCATGAGCACGTCGAACGCGGGCACGCCCGCGAGCTCGGCGGCGTACGCGTCCGCCGCGGCCGCCGGGTCGTCGCCGTACCGGCCGTCGGACGGCGCCATCGGGTGCACCTGCGACGGGTCGACGCCGACGTGGTCGAGCAGCGCCTCGCGGGCGGCCGTCTCGTTGCGCTCCGG contains the following coding sequences:
- a CDS encoding DUF2207 domain-containing protein; this encodes MRTGSVLPHHRTIFRSRRGRAIGAALGAGVIAALTVLPAADASAASAHVQRQNIDMVVAKDGTTKVTERVTYDYASGNAGFTRSFVTRTRYSDTEDRVIKLSDIEVTSDGADVPTRINHEDGTTTVDVDPGKELQGRKKYEMTYTVDGMMVPSTGGVTLSWTPVSGWTVPARKVNINVIGPQQPTHVSCTAGAPGASVPCTLSQAGGEGVAGSKFLQNDLPARGVFDITVGMPQDAVDAEPILEKRHTLVTAFSVTPFTVAALVAVLVLGLIGLWLLWRIRGRDARSVAAGSNTGGRRPFHEEDGTIVFSPPGGLRPGQVGTLVDEQADVVDIVATILDLAVRNYIFIEELGGARPDWRLYKRNEPGDELLPYERAVFDELFEHGDDVLVSDLRSVLASDMPRLRQLMYHDVVTQGWFASRPDQVRSRWLWGGVALAIAGVAITVLLALFTFDALVGLAVVILGIGVAVAAEYMPSRTSRGSEVLGQINGLRQYLQGADPADIPAAEQETLCARLVPYAALFGAEDRWAHALSESEDVGDEGFTWYGGPEGWSREHLDDSVANFLVDVTGAVSTSRPLRGVAG
- the gap gene encoding type I glyceraldehyde-3-phosphate dehydrogenase codes for the protein MTVRVGINGFGRIGRNFFRAVLAGSSDVEVVAFNDPIGDVASFAHLLKYDSVLGRLSADVAVADGGITVGGRKVTAYAERDPGAIKWGDAGVDVVVESTGVFTDAEKARKHLDGGASKVVISAPATNEDLTIVMGVNDQSYDPATHTVVSNASCTTNCLAPMAKVLNDEFGIERGLMTTVHAYTADQNLQDGPHKDMRRARAAAVNVVPTSTGAAKAIGLVLPELKGKLDGYALRVPVPTGSATDLTVTLGRETTVDEVNAVVRAAAEGPLAGVLTYTEEPIVSADIVTDPASCIFDAGLTKVIGDQVKVVGWYDNEWGYSNRLIDVVKLVGA
- the pgk gene encoding phosphoglycerate kinase, whose protein sequence is MRTIDDLDVAGKRVLVRSDLNVPLDGDRITDDGRVRASVPTIERLVARGARVVVCAHLGRPKGEVRPEFSLRPVASRLGELLGTDVAFAGDVVGDGAQQAVTGLADGQVALLENLRFEAAETSKDDAERAAFAAKLAALADCYVGDGFGAVHRKHASVYDVPGLLPHAAGGLVKDEVEVLQRLTGDPQRPYAVVLGGAKVSDKLGVIAGVLEVADRLIIGGGMAYTFLKAQGHEVGKSLLESDQVDAVRGHLDTAQAKGVEVVLPVDVVAVEELRAGAPSQVVPADGIPADREGVDIGPDSGKVFADKLRDASTVFWNGPMGVFEIDAFSLGTKAVAQALTEVDGLTVVGGGDSAAAVRKLGFADDQFGHISTGGGASLEYLEGKTLPGLAVLED
- a CDS encoding triose-phosphate isomerase, which produces MAKTGRKPLMAGNWKMNLNHFEAIAHVQKLAWSLDEKHYDAVEIVVLPPFTDLRSVQTLVMGDKLLLEYGAQDLSVHDSGAYTGEVSGAMLAKLGCQYVVVGHSERREQHGEDDQLVNAKVKAALKHELTPIVCVGEKLDVREAGEAEPFTLAQVDGALAGIAAAAAKSVVIAYEPVWAIGTGKACSPDDAQDICAAIRSRLAELYSGDVADQVRILYGGSVKLDNIKAIMGKADIDGGLVGGASLDPETFARLARYPEIPV
- the secG gene encoding preprotein translocase subunit SecG, whose translation is MKLPLQIIVIVASSLMILLVLLHKGKGGGLSDMFGGGFISAASSSTVMEKNLNRFTIGVGVVWFLSLIALAVIFKV
- a CDS encoding RNA polymerase-binding protein RbpA yields the protein MPGGNAIRGSRIGAGPMGEAERGDEAPRIRVSYWCANGHESMPSFASDVELPETWDCVRCGFPAGTDKENPPSPMRTEPYKTHLAYVKERRSPEDAKAILQEAVDKLRASGVRF
- a CDS encoding GNAT family N-acetyltransferase; the encoded protein is MSDPALASGEGQPAQPTLVSGDVTLRPWRLGDESTILPLYDTEMARWFGISKGAPVLSRMQEAIRRWHQGYIDSRSIVSFLVVRTADPVPVGTCQVHDDGDGVGVVSWTAYGPYRRTGYATTAVMTLCKYAFEDLGFVRLEAYVSPANKASLAVAGKCGFTREGLLRQKRSGDEGRRDLVLFARLVTDPVPLLRLPRRRKRR
- the pgl gene encoding 6-phosphogluconolactonase; this encodes MPDTPTVTVHRDADLLAQAVAARLVTRIVDAQSSRGHASVVLTGGGIGTASLAALRTAPARDAIDWRRLSVWWGDERFLPAGHPERNETAAREALLDHVGVDPSQVHPMAPSDGRYGDDPAAAADAYAAELAGVPAFDVLMLGIGPDAHVASLFPGQPALDEQRRPAVAVHDAPKPPPTRISLTFPTIATAAEVWILAAGAEKADAVQQALAGADPHQVPAAGAHGTAATRFLLDQTAAAKLR